The region ATAAGAGGAGACAGAATCACACCTACCGTAATGAGCACAATAAAAAACATATATATCAGGCTCTGACTGATAATTCTGAACTGAAGGTCCCAATCAACAATATAGTTTGTCCATTTCCTTTTATATTTCTGTGCCATCTTTTATTCATCCTTCACAATCGTTTGACTCGTTGAAAAATCATAAATACATTTTGCCTTTGATTTTTTATGACTGGCTTGGGCTTTGAACGGGGAGCCGGGGTCATTCGGGTTTGCACCATCACCGGAAATAATTTCGATTCTAACTCCTTCCGATGGTTTAAATTTGAATTCCGGTATACTTAACGTGCCGGTAGGGGGATTGCCAGCTTCAATAAAATCACCGGTAGCGCCGAGATACCTCTGATAATCAATGTTGTAATTATACTGGGCTTTGACGAAGGAATTTAAATCATGCATGATTGTAATATTATAAGCTTTTTTTGTATAAAACTGGAAAGTTCCAACAGCAATGGACGCTATAATACCCAGTACAATAATAACCACAAGTAATTCAATGAACGTGAATCCATGTGTGCCGGATATTCTATAGGGGGTAAAACGCCCATTTTTTGATGGATAAATATCTTTCAGGAGCATGATTATTTCATTCAAAAAACATTCAATTTATTTCAGGCAGTAGCGAATCTTCGGGTTTGTTTTTTTAAGTGACTTATACGACGACGGAGAAAATCACTTTTTTTCTTTTTATTTGTTGCCTGGGCTTCTTTTTTTTCTTCCTTTAACTTTTTAATCTTTCCTTTCATCTCACTTTTAGTCAATTTTATCTTCTTTACAATCTTTTTCTCAGCCCTAACGGGTTCTTGATCCCTAACGCCCCTTACTTCTTTGATAAAAGCTATGAGTTCATCCTTCTTCATGTCATGAACTGCAAATGATCTTGGCATTTCCATGGCTATTGCCCTGAGTTCCTTGACCGTCATTTTTTCTAACGATTTTTCTTCTTTCCGTTCCTTTTTCTTCGTCTCCTCTACCATTGTTCTCCTCCTGCATCTCGGTATCCTAATGGTTTGTATTGCATTGCTTCCTGCTGCCGCTAAGGTGAAAACGCAACCCTCAAAACATCCGGAGGGGATTGCATTTTTTAATAAGGCGGCTATTTTTTTATGAGCTGGATTTTCTGTTTTATATTGGCCGCCTTTTGGGTTTCCTTTTTCATTTCGTAAAAAGATTGGAGTTTATCCAGATAGACTAAAAGAGCCTTTTTCCACCCATTGTGTGAAGCGGTATCAATGGCAATTTTCAAAATTCCTTCATCATATGTATTTTTTTGAACAAGAAGACCAATGGCAATCAGTTTTGACAGGGGGTCTTCCATCCTTGAAATTTCATTTGAAATGTCCTCAATTTTCCCCTTTCGGCATGCCCTCATGAAACCATCATATTGCTGCGGGAGCAGTTTTTCATCCACCGTATCAAAGGAACCTTTCAAAAAACTGTAAAAATTCCTGTTTTGCAAAACCGGT is a window of Deltaproteobacteria bacterium DNA encoding:
- a CDS encoding type II secretion system protein, with the protein product MNEIIMLLKDIYPSKNGRFTPYRISGTHGFTFIELLVVIIVLGIIASIAVGTFQFYTKKAYNITIMHDLNSFVKAQYNYNIDYQRYLGATGDFIEAGNPPTGTLSIPEFKFKPSEGVRIEIISGDGANPNDPGSPFKAQASHKKSKAKCIYDFSTSQTIVKDE
- a CDS encoding transcription termination factor Rho, which encodes MVEETKKKERKEEKSLEKMTVKELRAIAMEMPRSFAVHDMKKDELIAFIKEVRGVRDQEPVRAEKKIVKKIKLTKSEMKGKIKKLKEEKKEAQATNKKKKSDFLRRRISHLKKQTRRFATA